In the genome of Polaromonas vacuolata, the window TTGAAAAATGGAACAAGCTACTGTTTTATCCCACTCTGTATGAGGGATTCGAATATTCGAGCAACGTCATTTATACAGGGGCTGCACCCAACCAAAACAGCGTTCAGCTTGCCGAGTTCATGACTTCTAACTTTGGTTGCCGTGTGTACCTGATTGGTTCAGACTACATCTATCCTTATGAGTCGAACCGTATCATGGGCGAATTGGTCCAGCAACGACAAGGCAGAGAGAAACTTGCGGAGCGATACATGCCGCTCAATGCGACAGAGAAGGACTTTGTCGAAGTCATGGCCGACATTCACAACAAGAAACCAGACTTCATCTTTTCGACCGTGGTCGGCGAGTCCACTGCAGCGTTGTACCGAGCCTATTCCGATGCCGGGTTTGATCCCAAGACTATGCCTATTGCCAGCTTAACGACTTCAGAAGCAGAGATTTCTCAAATGGAGCGCGGCATGGCAACTGGTCACTACACTTCTGCGCCTTACTTCCAGTCCATCCAGTCAGAGGTCAATCTCCGATGTCTCGCGCGGCTGCGCCAACGTTTTGACGGATTCAGCGTACCCAATCTTTGCTGGGAGGCATCCTATTTCCAGATGCATATTTTTGCGAACGCATTGCGCCGCTCCGGTAATGAAGGCATTGCTCAACTTATTCCGCATATTTTGGGTAGCGAATTTGACGCTCCCCAAGGGCGCATCAAAATCGATCCTGCAAACCATCACACTTGCTTATACCCCCGCATTGGACGCGTCGATGCAGAGGGTCAATTCACGATTGTGCGCCAAGCGACACGCTCGGTTTACCCTGATCCTTATTTGGTCACGCATTCACTGGGTGACTGGGCTGCCAAACTAGAAACGTTGGAGCACTGATGAGCGACAGTAGTGCTACGCGCAGCACATTGCGGGTGACGCCTCCGCAACTCAAAGAGCTACGTGCACTCAAAATTATTGTGATTCATCCTGATGATGCGGACGGCATGCAGTTGACTCAGCAGCTACAACGCATCGGTTGCCAGGTGCAAGCTTTCTGGCCTCCCGTACAGATTTTACCTACGGGCATCGACATCGTCTTCATGGCCGTGCGGCCCGACACCATTGGTTTGCGATTTGAATGGATACAGAGTGAAGATGCTCCGACCGTGATTGCAGTAGTGACATATGAAAATCCAACGATTATTGACGCTGTTCTAGCCTTAGGTGCTCAGGCAGTTCTACCTTCGCCGGTTCGTTCATTTGGATTATTAACAGCATTGGTTCTCGCTCGCGAAACCCACAAGGAAAATCGGTCATTGACACGCCGATTACGCAAGGTAGAAGCTAAACTGCTTGGGGCTCGGCATTTATCAGAGGCAAAAACAATTCTAATGAAAACGCACAACGTTTCCGAATCGCAAGCCTACGATCTAATTCGTGATCAAGCCATGAGCAAGCGCACAACAATAGAAGACGTCGCCGCGGCTATCGTTCATGCTAGTGAAGTTTTGTCACTTGGCAGGCGGTGAGCCTGTTGATAAAGTAATAAAAAAGATATAAAAAGGCAGGAAAAACTTCAACTCGATAAATGTCGAACGACATATTAATATAGTTCGAAGCAACTTCAGACCTAGCTAACTTACTAAGAAGCATAGCCTTATAAAAGAAGTTGATACAAATTTTTAAAATCGAATGAGCCTTACAAGCCAATGTTTAAATGCATGCGGATACGATTTTAATAAAAAAATCTATGTGCTCAAAGATTACCCACTTAGTTTGCTCTCGAGTTGCGAAGTATTCACCGTAAATAGCTTGCTTTTTCAGCGTAGCAAAAAAGACTCTACTAAGGCTTCATTCCAACAATTTTCTATCCTACTCATGCCGCGGATTCAAGTCTGAAGTGCAACTTTGAAATTAACCGTACGGGTGGGTGAGATGTGAGAGCATCCAAGCTTCCCGACTACCAAGTCAAAGTTGACCAGAATGATTTACACACACCTCACCCGTGACGAACGTTACCAGATTGCAATCCTCGTCAAAGCAAACTTCAATCAAAGTGAAATTGCAAAAATGATGGACCGTGATAAATCGAGCATCAGCCGTGAGTTGCGTCGTAACCGCGGTCTACGAGGCTATCGCCCTAAGCAGGCAAATGACAAAGCCCAAGAACGTAGACTTGCCTGCGCCAATAGTCCTAGAGTTGCTGACTCGACATGGGCTGTAGTGGAGGAAAAGTTGGCTGAGGCTTGGAGCCCCGAGCAAATCAGCGGCCACCTCGAAGCTAGCCACCAACCCGGTGTTAGCTATGAGAGCATTTACCAGTACATCTACGCTGACAAACGCGCGGGCGGCACCTTGCATAAAACACTGCGTTGCCAGAAGACGCGAAAAAAACGCAGCAGTGGCCGTGAACGGCGCGGCACCATCTCTCACCAGGTCTCAATAGAACTGCGACCCGACATCGTGCTTGAGCGTGCGCGCTTTGGCGACTGGGAGGCTGATCTGGTGATTGGTGCCGGGCAGAAGCAAGCACTAGTGACGATTAATGAGCGTGTCTCTCGCTATTCAATAATTTTCCACGTGCCATTCAAAACAGCGCAAGCCGTAGGGGACGCGTTAATCACTTTACTCAAACCGTTCGCTCATTGCGTGCACACTCTCACGACTGATAACGGCAAGGAATTTGCCCAGCATGAACGAATAGCTTCTGCGCTGAGTGCAGATTTCTTTTTCGCCCATCCATACGCCTCGTGGGAGCGTGGGGCGAACGAGAATATGAACGGTTTGATTCGCCAGTTTTTCCCAAAGGGGATGCGCTTTAATTGCATCACCGACGATGACATTGCTTTAGCGATGCACAGGCTCAATCATCGTCCTAGAAAATGTTTAGGGTATCGAACGCCGCATCAGGTTTTTATGGAACAGTTAGAGTCCTATCAGCATACGGTTGCACTTCAAGCTTGAATCCGCCTGCGTTAAACAAGCCATTTTTCCCTGAATATTTTCAGTATGCATTTGACACGTGTCGCGAGCCTAGCGCAGTTCACATATAAGCGTCAGCGCTGATTGAATTCAGCACCCCCAGTGGCTCAGTTTTTGGTCAGCGCTAACACTTTGCTACAGTTGCTCTGGTACAAAGACACTGGAAAAACCAACGGCATTATCTACTTACTCAGACTACGGTAGTCGAGTCCGCTTGAAGGCCGGTTCAAGTCGGCAAGACTCGAACGTCTTTGCGGCGTACGACGCGACACTGGCGTAAATGCAGGTAAAACCGGATGTACGACTTTGCTCCGCCCTAAGCGTAAATCTTCAAGGTACTCAGCCCACGTCTGCATCATCTCAACCCGTAGTTTGATGAACTCTGTGCGGTTGTATGCCGTCCCGTTAGCGTCCTTCACAGCATGTGCCAGTTGCGCCTCAACCACGGACTCTGGGATTTGCAGCATCTCCACAATCAGCGTTCGCGCTGTGGCCCTAAAGCCATGAGCAGTTGTCTGGCTTGACGAATAGCCCATGAGCCGCATAGCCTTGTTCAAGGTATTTTCAGACATGAATCGGCCCGGACGCCCTTCTGCCGGAAATACCTGTCCGGTATCGCCAGTTTTTGCGAATAACTTTTCAAGCACCGCTACCGCCTGCGTAGCCAGCGGCACAAGATGCGGTTGGCCGTTGTGTTTTTGATCTTTGGTTCGCTTCATGCGGATGGACGGTATGTACCACAAGCCGTGGTCCAGATCGAATTCCTCCCATCGCGCCAACCGAAGTTCACCGGGTCGGACCATCAGCATGGGTGCTAGCTGCAACGCAGATCGAACAACGAATGTTCCTGCATATTGTTCAATGGCCTTGAGTAAATCGGCCAATTCATCAGGTTTAGTGATGGCTGGAAAATGCCGCACAGGGGGTCGCTTGAGAGCATCACGGATATCTTGGCACGGGTCGCGTAAGTCGGCCCCTTCAGCAATCGCGAACCGGAAAACCGACGAGCAATGCTCGCGCAGACGGTGAGCAGTCTCAAGCCTATCGTTAGCCTCGACAGCCCTACAGGCGTCCAAAATCATTTTCGGCGTGATCGTCTCCAGCGGCTTGCCGCCAAAGCGAGGCATGCCGTGAAGTTCAAGGCGCCGGATGACTTTGGAACTGTAGCTATCGACCCATTGGTCTTTTTTGACGGCAAACCAGCGCCTGGCCACCGCCTCAAAGCTTCCTTCAGGCGCAAGGCCCGCATTAGCCCGTTTTTCGGTCTCGATGGATGCCAGTTGTACAGACCTGATCTGTCGACGCTCTTGCGACGGATTCAGACCACCTGCAAGGGTGGCTCTGGCCTTTGCCGACTTTTGCCGGGCCATGACCAGATCAACATCGGGATGGACGCCAAGACTTAAGGTCTTGCGCCTGCCCTCATGTGTGTAATCTAGCCGCCAATAATGCGTATCGCCACTTGCGAAGGGAAGCAGATAAAGCCCCCCACCGTCGTTGAGCCGTTTGGCCCCACGTTTAAGCGCGTGAATAACGCGCTCGCCCTTAATCAATTCCAGTGCCATTGCCTGACTCCATTGCAACACGCGTCCCGGTCGGGTCGAGGTGATGCGGCGAATCTGCTGTGCCTAATGCTGTAAAAAAAGTTACTGCAAAAGTTACTGCATATTGACTGCAAAAAGCGTTGGTTTTGGGCTGTTGGACCGGATCGCAACAGACAACAAAAAAGCCCTAAGTTATTGAAAACAAAGGGCTTTTTTGGTTTTCATGACGCTTTGAAAAATCATGAAAAAATCAGTATGGTGGCCTGGGGCGGAATCGAACCACCGACACAAGGATTTTCAATCCTCTGCTCTACCGACTGAGCTACCGGGCCAAGCCTCAGAGTATATATCACCCAAGAGGGCTTCCTGAGCAAAAAGCCATAAAAACCTAAACGATCTTAGGCAACGCTGCGTTTTCCGCGCGAAAGGTCTACGCCTAGTTGTTTGAGCTTGCGGTAAAGGTGGGTGCGCTCTAGACCGGTTTTTTCTGCGACGCGAGTCATTGAGCCGCCTTCCTTGGCCAAATGAAACTCGAAATAGGCTTTTTCGAACTCGTCGCGGGCATCGCGCAAAGGCTTTTCCAACACGAAGCTTTGGGTGGCCTGCGGGCCTAGGTCTATGACCGGGGGCAACGCAATACTCATTAAGGCGGTGTCCGCCATCACGTCGGAAGGCCGCACAACTGTGCCTAGTGGCACTACTTTGCGGCCTATGGAGCGGCTCAAGCCTTGCTCGACAGCTTTTAGCAGTTTTTGTAGCGTGATCGGCTTTTCTAGAAATGCCAACGCACCTATCTTGGTGGCCTCTACTGCCGTGTCTATGGTGGCGTGGCCGCTCATCATGATGACGGGCATGGTCAGCAGTCCACTGGCCGACCATTCCTTCAGCAAGGTGACGCCGTCGGTGTCGGGCATCCAGATGTCTAGCAAGACCAAGTCTGGCTTCATACGAAGGCGGGCGGCTCTGGCTTGGGCTGCGTTTTCAGCGCTCTCTACCTGATGACCTTCATCGTTAAGAATTTCTGACAGTAGGTCGCGAATACCTAACTCGTCATCGACCACCAAAATATTTGCCATGATTTAATTAATGCTCTCAAAACTGGTATTTGTACTAAATAAATGCCTACAAATGTTGCCAAATGTATATCTAAACTACGACAGCAAAAGACAATGATACTTGAGCGCCCCGCACCTGCCCATCTTCAACGCGGTTAGAAATGTCTATGCGCGCCCTATGCTCGTCAGCAATTTTCTTTACTACCGCCAGCCCCAGTCCCGTGCCTTTGACTTTAGTCGTTACATAGGGCTCAAAAGCGCGCTTGAGAATGTACTCTGGAAAGCCGGTTCCGCGATCTCGCACCGATAAGCGCACACGCCGTGTAGCGGCAATAAAATCGGTTTTGATGGTGACCTTGCCGTCGGGTTTCCCCTCATGCGCATCCTGTGCATTTTGTAGCAAATTGTGAATGACTTGACGCAACTGCTGCTCATCTCCGAGCACTTCAGGCGCTTGCTCATCGAGCTCACAGAACACTGGCACCAAGGCGTTTTCAGAGCCGTATAAACACAATACGTCGTTGATCAAGGCGTTCAGGTTGACCGGCTTTAGCTCAGCAGCAGGCAAGCGTGCGTAGTCGCGAAACTCATTGACCAAGCGCTTCATGGCGTCGACCTGATCGACTATGGTTTTGACCGACTTGGTCAGCAGTGCCTGCTCAGGCTCGCCCAGCTTGCCGGTGAGTTTCATCTCCAGCCGTTCAGCCGAGAGTTGGATTGGGGTGAGTGGATTTTTGATCTCGTGCGCCAGCCGCCGTGCGACCTCGCCCCAGGCTTGGGCGCGTTGGGCTGAGACCATTTCTGAGACATCGTCAAAAACCAGTAAATACTCTTCAGCACCCGGCATTTTTGCGCCGCGTGCAATTAGCGTAGTGGCGGTGTCTTGCGCACCCAGCGCAGCGGCATTGAGCTCAAACGATTGTTGCCACTGCTCTTGGCCGTGGGTTGCACCATCTACCAAATAGTCGCGGCGAAAGTTTTCAAACTGCTGCTGAACTTCTCGGGCAAACGACTCTAGCCCAGCGACCTCGCCCAGCAACTGGCCGTGATGGGCTGCTAGCGGCAGGCGCAATATGCGGGTAGCGCCAGGATTGCTGGAATGAATCCGGCCAGCGGCGTCCAGTACGATGACGCCAGCTGTGAGGTTATCCAGTATGGTTTGCAAATTCACTCGCGCAGCATCGACTTGGCTCATGCTTTGCTGCACTGCCGTGCGGGCGTCAGCCAGCTGCTGCGTCATGTCGGCAAAAGAGCGGGTCAGCCCGCCTAGCTCATCGCGGCCCGCCAACACCGCTTTGGGCGTGAGGTCGCCACTGGTCACCTGGCGCACGCCTTCGGCCAGCAGCAATAGCGGTTTGGCCAGTTGATTTCCCAAAATGACGGCTAACAATACCGCACCAAACACCGCCAAGAAAAGACTGAGCGTGAGTGTGCCTATATACATTTTTCGCAGACCACCACGGGCTAAGGCGCGCTCTTGGTATTCGCGGTTGGCCTCTTGCACAGCGATGGCATTGGCGACCAGAGTGGGTGGAATATTGACTGTGATTTGCAAAAATCGCGTCTCACCCAATAGGCCAACATTCGGATTATTGACCACGGCCAGCGCTTTAATACGCGCAGGCGTGGCGATGCTGGGCGGCGCAAAAACGCCGCTGGCGAGCTCTCCAATGCCGCTAGAAGTCATCTCGTCCAGCCCCTCTATCTGGGTGACGACGCGCTGCAAACGCGCGGCACGAAACTGCTGCGTGGCGGGTCGCTCGGGGTTGATAGTGAAACGCGACGCACCGACGCTAGAGATGACTTGGCCGGAGGCTGACCACAGCACCAGATCGCTGGCTGAGAGCTGGTCGCGCAGGCGCTCTAGCGTTAAACCGACAGAAGCATCGGGAAGTTCAGCAATCTGCGTGGCCGCCTGACGCGTCTTGCTGGATAAATCGAGCGCCATTTGGTCTAGCGTAGCCCGACCCAGATTCAGGCCAGCGTCCAGCGCGCCTTCGACCTTGACGTCAAACCAACTTTCAATCGAGCGCGAAACAAACTGATAAGACACCACATAAATCATCAAGCCGGGAGCCAGACCCACTAGCGCAAAAATCGCCGCTAGTTTTAGCAGCAGCCGACTGCCAAAGCGGCCGCGACGCAAACGAAACAGCAAGCGCAGCACAATCCAGCCAATCACCAACAGCAGCAAAGCAGCGACGACGACGTTGAGAATGAGCAAGCGCTCGTAATTGCGCTCGTAAAGCTCGCGGTTGCCCGTCGCTTGGGTCAATAAAAACATCAACACCAAGCCTAAAGCCACTACTGCACCGACCCCTACGCCTACAGTCCAACGAAAAGCGCGGCTGTTTTTGATGGGCGGATTGTGAGGCTCGCTCACGGCGTAGCCTTGGATTTATCTATCACTGGCGGGCGAATGCGCTCTAACTGCAGGCGTTCGCTGGCGCTAACTGAAATCGTCCAGTCTTTTTGTCCGGCCACACCGATCTGAAAAGGTCTTGGCAGCTGGGACAAATCGAGTTGAAAGCTAAAGTTCAGCTTGTGCGGCAAATCTGGATTAATTTCACTGATGTCAGCGATGCGCCAACGCGCTAAGCGCTGCACCGCAGCCAAGGCTTCAGGCAAGCTGTCGTAGTTCTGATTCAAAGTGGCGCGTAAACCAGTGGAACTCTCCACCAGACCGGTGACGATATTGACGCGAAAGCGCCGGGTCAGCGGCTGAAAGGCTAGGCGTATGGTGCGGGTTGCGCCTGCGACGCGCCGGTCGGTCCAATACCAGCGGTCGCGATAGATGTCGGCCTCGACCAGAAACAACATAGGAATGCCTTTCAAGAGGGCATCCTCAACCGCCAGCGGCAATTCAAAATTCACCAACGCAGACAGGTAGATGCCGTCGTCGGCGCTTTCAACCTTGAGTTGACTTAGCTCTGCGGCCCTAAGGAGGTGCGCGCTGAACAGCACACACAGCAGCAGGGGCAACAGCCAGAAAATGCGCAGGCGTCGCACCAGCAGATCAACTCTGACGTTTTTCAAGTGCTGCGTAATAAAAGCCATCATGTTCACGCATTAAATTGTCCAACATAGCAGTGCCAACAGCGCTAGTTTGCGGCAGTAAATGACCTGGTGAGGGCATTAACTGTGCATCAGTGTGGCGTGAGACAAACGTTTGCACTTGACTCTGACCCTCAGCGCGGAAAACCGAGCAAGTGCAGTAGACCAGTCGGCCACCGGGTTTGAGCAAAGGCCAGAGAGATTCGAGCAACTGGGTCTGAATACTGGCGAGTTGACCTATGTCTGTAGGCCGGCGCAACCAGCGCACATCGGGGTGACGCCGCACTATGCCAGAGGCGGTGCAAGGCGCGTCCAGCAAAATCGCGTCAAAAGCGTGGCCATCCCACCAAGCTCTTGGCCGGGCCGCATCGCCAATGACTATTTTTGCCGTCAAACCCAGCCGTGCTAAATTGTGGGCCACGCGTTCACAGCGGCGTGCATCAATGTCTAGTGCCACTACGTCAGCATCGGCCAGTTCCAGCAAATGCGCCGTTTTACCGCCAGGCGCCGCGCAGGCGTCCAAGATACGTAGCCGCGGCTGACCGGGTAATGCAGCCTTCAGTCCCGGCTGTCCGCCCTCTGGCCCACCTTCTGGCAAGCCTTCGAGAAGCAGCGGTGCGGCCATCTGGGCAGCAGCGTCTTGAACCGAAAACCAGCCCAGATCAAAGCCTGGCAATGACGGCACAGACTGGGCGTTAGCCAGCACAATGCCGGCTTGACCGACGGCTGTGGCCTCAATGCCCGCATCATGTAGCACTTGCAGATAAGCAGCTTGGGTGGTTTTACGCACGTTGATACGCAAGATTAATGGTGCCCGGGTGTTGTTGGCGCGCAGTATGTCTTGCCACTGGTTGGGATGGTCTAGTCGCACCCGGTCTATCCACCACTGCGGATGATTCCAGACGGCTTGGGGATTGCGCTCGGTCACTGCAACCAGCGCTGCCTGCTCGCGCAGGAATCTGCGCAAACAACCATTAATAAAACTCGCTTGATGCTTGGTCGCGTCGCTGCGCTTGGCCGCTTCTACGGCTTGATCGACCAAGGTGTAAGCGGTGTAGGCTGGACCGTCGTGTGGCGCGCCATCAACTTGCCAAGCTAACGCCAGCACCACGCAAAGCAGTGCGTCGGCTTCTGGCGGTGGTGGTCGGCTGACCAGTTGCATGCGCAGCGCCTCAGCGCGGCCTAGCCAACGCAGAGTATGAAAGCCCAGCGATTGCACGCCAGGCCGTAGCTGGCTGTCCACATCTTCCAGCGCAGCCGTCAGCGACTGCCCGTCTCGCACTGCCATCAAAAGGGAGGCTGCGCCTTGTAGCTGGCGCCAGAGGGGAACTTGGGTCGGGTTGTCTTGCATAAATTTCGAAGAAGGCCAGCCCTTTTAATGGTCAGGACTGTGGGGTAATAAAGGCTGCCCGAGAACAGGCGGCGTAGGCAACACGAAAGGCTTGGATGATGTTGCCGGCTATGACAGTATTAGACCAGCGTATCAGCCCAAATATTTTTCGCCCAATTGATCGCGTAACTGCCCTCGATCTCACTAGGCTGGCTGCACACCTGGCCAGCGCCAGCAACGGATCTGAATGTTTTCTCGGCCACGATGTATTCGTACACGCTGGCCTCATGAATTCCACGCCGGCCATCCACAAAGCTATAGCAGGTGTCAGTCAGCATAGGGGCAGGATTGATATCCCGTCCAGCCAATTCAGCGACGATGGCGGCGGCGGCCACCTTGCCGTGGTGGTTAGCCATGTGGGCACTTTTAGGCATGGCCGGCGCGACTTGTATTGCGTCACCCAGCACATGCACGTCCTTGGCGACGGTGGACTCAAAGTTTAGAAAATTCACGCCGCACCAACGTTGATTGGCTTGATTATTCAGCCCCGCTTTAATGGCAATGCCGCAGGCGCGCATGGGTGGCAACACATTGAGTACATCGGCTTTTACCGCGTCTTGAAAATCAAAATAGACCATGCCGGTCTTGCCATCGACCGATGACACATTGTGGCTGCAGCGGTAGTCGAGAATGCCAGCGTAGTCTTCAGCCCAGACTTTTTTAAACAGCGCGGCTTTAGAGACCACGTCCGGATTCGCATCCAATATCAAGACCTTGCTGCGCGGTTTTTCGGCTTTGAAGTAAGCCGCCACTAATGAAGCTCGCTCGTACGGGCCAGGTGGACAGCGGTATGGCGCTGGGGGAATGGTAATGGCGTAGACGCCGCCGTCAGGCATGTCAGCGAGTTGCTGGCGCAGCGCTGCGGTTTGCGCGCCAGCCTTCCAAGCATGCAAAATCTGGCCCGAGGCGTTGCCAGCGACCAAGCCCTGTATCGCATCCAACTGCAAGTCAACACCGGGGGACAGCACCAACTTGTCATAGCCTATGCTGACGCCACTGGCCAAGGTGACGGTTTTTTTAGCGCTATCAATCGCACTGACGTAATCACGCACCAGCGTCACGCCGTGGTTTTTACTCAAGCTGGCGAAGGGCATAGTGATGTCAGCCATCTGCCAGCGCCCACCCACCACCAGATTGGACATGGGGCTGGACACAAAGGCCGTTTGTGGCTCAATCAAAACCACCTCAATTTTGTAGCCGCTAAGTAAGCGCACATACTTGGCCGCCGTAGCGCCGCCAAACCCGCCACCAATGACCACAACCGTGGCCTTGGACGGCATTCCGGCGGCAATCACGTTGCCGCCCAAGCCGATCAGAGCGAGGGCAGCAGAAGACTGCAAAAGGGCTCGGCGCCTCAGGCCAGTGGTAGCTAGAAATACAGGGACTGTTTTGGGTTTCATTGGACTTATTTTTTTGTGCAAAGAAGCACGCAGGGCAAAAAATACGCTGGAGCCAGGATAAGGTCAAATTAATGAGCAGAAGCAGAGCAAGCATGAAGGCGAAAAACAGCAGCCAGCGTGTGGTTTGCGATCTGGCCTGAACTTGTCGTTCAAATTCGCACGGCTGATTTAATAAATTAAATTAAAGATTAGTACGAATAGCTTGTCGTTCGGCAGCGCTTTCGGTCTCACGCAACACCAGCGCGGGTGAGAACCTAAACAGTCTTGCCACCAGCACAGCAGGAAACTGAGCTCGGGCGTTGTTGTAATCGAGTACCGCATCGTTATAAGCTTGGCGCGAGAAAGCCACTTTGTTTTCAGTGCTGGCCAGCGCTTCGGAAAGCTCACGGATAGTGGCATCTCCCTTTAATGCGGGATACGACTCAGACACGGCGAAGAACTGACCCAGCTTGCCGTCTAACACTTGCTCGGCCGCCGACAACGCGCTCACGGCTTGGGCATTGGTGGGACGACTACGCACGGCTTCGCTAGCGGTTTTAGCAACATTACGCGCTAACGTGACGGTCTCAAGGGTTTCATTTTCATGCCGCAAGTACTTTTTAGCAGCTTCTACCAAGTGGGGTATTAAGTCATAGCGACGTTTGAATTGAACATCGATCTGCGCAAAAGCGTTGGCGATCGCGTTCTTGAGTCTAACCAAGCGGTTGTAGGCACCGACGACCCAGCAAACCAGCACGACGCAGATGACGAGGAGAGTGATGGATTGAGCTGACACAAGCGCTTTCGTTTTTATATTGAAAACTTAGCTTAGCGGTTTTTAACCCCGACTTGTAGGCAGAGCGATCACAAAAAATCCGTTAGTTAAAACATGCAAAAAAAATGCCCCGCAAGCGGCGAAGCTTGCGGGGCATGGCAGAAGCGGGTTGATCAGACCTGCTTCAAGCGCAGCGCTTGATTACTCAGTCGCTGGGCCTTCGCTCTGTGATTCTGTGACTGCACTGGTTTCCATTTCAGCCGCTTCAGATTCGGAGATGGCGCGGCGCTCGGCGTCGTCCATCAAGTCCTTGGCTTTGCGGGCATCGTGGTAAGCCATGCCGGTACCGGCTGGGATTAAGCGGCCAACGATCACGTTTTCTTTCAAACCGCGCAGCTCGTCGCGCTTGCCCATGATGGCAGCCTCGGTGAGCACGCGAGTGGTTTCCTGGAAGGAAGCCGCAGAAATAAACGAATCCGTTGACAACGAAGCTTTGGTAATACCGAGCAACAAATTGGTATAGGTCGCTGGCAGTTTGTTGGCCGCACGCAATGCATCGTTGTTGTCAAACAGCGATGAACGCTCGACTTGCTCACCGGCGATATAGGTTGAATCACCCACATTGTCGATAACCACACGGCGCAGCATCTGACGAACAATCACTTCAATGTGTTTGTCGTTAATCTTCACGCCTTGCAGGCGGTAAACGTCCTGCACTTCGTCAACGATGTAGCGGGCCAACTCTTCCATGCCGAGCAAACGCAAGATGTCTTGCGGATCGGCCGGGCCGTCCACAATTGACTCGCCCTTGTTCACAACTTGGCCTTCGTGAACCAGAATGTTCTTTTCCTTTGGAACCAAGTCTTCCCAGACCTTGCCTTCAGGATCAGTAATTTGCAAGCGGACCTTGCCCTTGGTTTCCTTACCGAAAGACACGGTACCCGTCATCTCGGCGAGTGTGCCCTTGTCTTTTGGCGTACGGGCTTCGAACAGCTCGGCAACACGCGGTAAACCGCCGGTGATGTCGCGCGTCTTCTGGCCTTCGACAGGGATACGCGCCAGCACTTCGCCAGGGCCAACTTCTTGTCCGTCACGCACCTGAACCAAAGAGCCGATTTGGAAGCCAATCGTCACAGCATGATCGGTGCCCGGGATCTTGACTTCATTGCCAGTTG includes:
- a CDS encoding transporter substrate-binding domain-containing protein translates to MANKDPIRVGILYSETGVTSTIGLSQLQGALLGIEEINEAGGIDGRELVAVRYDPQSTPSRYAELAERLIVQDGVNVIFGCYMSSSRKAVIPVIEKWNKLLFYPTLYEGFEYSSNVIYTGAAPNQNSVQLAEFMTSNFGCRVYLIGSDYIYPYESNRIMGELVQQRQGREKLAERYMPLNATEKDFVEVMADIHNKKPDFIFSTVVGESTAALYRAYSDAGFDPKTMPIASLTTSEAEISQMERGMATGHYTSAPYFQSIQSEVNLRCLARLRQRFDGFSVPNLCWEASYFQMHIFANALRRSGNEGIAQLIPHILGSEFDAPQGRIKIDPANHHTCLYPRIGRVDAEGQFTIVRQATRSVYPDPYLVTHSLGDWAAKLETLEH
- a CDS encoding ANTAR domain-containing response regulator, which encodes MSDSSATRSTLRVTPPQLKELRALKIIVIHPDDADGMQLTQQLQRIGCQVQAFWPPVQILPTGIDIVFMAVRPDTIGLRFEWIQSEDAPTVIAVVTYENPTIIDAVLALGAQAVLPSPVRSFGLLTALVLARETHKENRSLTRRLRKVEAKLLGARHLSEAKTILMKTHNVSESQAYDLIRDQAMSKRTTIEDVAAAIVHASEVLSLGRR
- a CDS encoding IS30 family transposase, producing the protein MIYTHLTRDERYQIAILVKANFNQSEIAKMMDRDKSSISRELRRNRGLRGYRPKQANDKAQERRLACANSPRVADSTWAVVEEKLAEAWSPEQISGHLEASHQPGVSYESIYQYIYADKRAGGTLHKTLRCQKTRKKRSSGRERRGTISHQVSIELRPDIVLERARFGDWEADLVIGAGQKQALVTINERVSRYSIIFHVPFKTAQAVGDALITLLKPFAHCVHTLTTDNGKEFAQHERIASALSADFFFAHPYASWERGANENMNGLIRQFFPKGMRFNCITDDDIALAMHRLNHRPRKCLGYRTPHQVFMEQLESYQHTVALQA
- a CDS encoding tyrosine-type recombinase/integrase translates to MALELIKGERVIHALKRGAKRLNDGGGLYLLPFASGDTHYWRLDYTHEGRRKTLSLGVHPDVDLVMARQKSAKARATLAGGLNPSQERRQIRSVQLASIETEKRANAGLAPEGSFEAVARRWFAVKKDQWVDSYSSKVIRRLELHGMPRFGGKPLETITPKMILDACRAVEANDRLETAHRLREHCSSVFRFAIAEGADLRDPCQDIRDALKRPPVRHFPAITKPDELADLLKAIEQYAGTFVVRSALQLAPMLMVRPGELRLARWEEFDLDHGLWYIPSIRMKRTKDQKHNGQPHLVPLATQAVAVLEKLFAKTGDTGQVFPAEGRPGRFMSENTLNKAMRLMGYSSSQTTAHGFRATARTLIVEMLQIPESVVEAQLAHAVKDANGTAYNRTEFIKLRVEMMQTWAEYLEDLRLGRSKVVHPVLPAFTPVSRRTPQRRSSLADLNRPSSGLDYRSLSK
- a CDS encoding response regulator, with the translated sequence MANILVVDDELGIRDLLSEILNDEGHQVESAENAAQARAARLRMKPDLVLLDIWMPDTDGVTLLKEWSASGLLTMPVIMMSGHATIDTAVEATKIGALAFLEKPITLQKLLKAVEQGLSRSIGRKVVPLGTVVRPSDVMADTALMSIALPPVIDLGPQATQSFVLEKPLRDARDEFEKAYFEFHLAKEGGSMTRVAEKTGLERTHLYRKLKQLGVDLSRGKRSVA
- a CDS encoding sensor histidine kinase, yielding MSEPHNPPIKNSRAFRWTVGVGVGAVVALGLVLMFLLTQATGNRELYERNYERLLILNVVVAALLLLVIGWIVLRLLFRLRRGRFGSRLLLKLAAIFALVGLAPGLMIYVVSYQFVSRSIESWFDVKVEGALDAGLNLGRATLDQMALDLSSKTRQAATQIAELPDASVGLTLERLRDQLSASDLVLWSASGQVISSVGASRFTINPERPATQQFRAARLQRVVTQIEGLDEMTSSGIGELASGVFAPPSIATPARIKALAVVNNPNVGLLGETRFLQITVNIPPTLVANAIAVQEANREYQERALARGGLRKMYIGTLTLSLFLAVFGAVLLAVILGNQLAKPLLLLAEGVRQVTSGDLTPKAVLAGRDELGGLTRSFADMTQQLADARTAVQQSMSQVDAARVNLQTILDNLTAGVIVLDAAGRIHSSNPGATRILRLPLAAHHGQLLGEVAGLESFAREVQQQFENFRRDYLVDGATHGQEQWQQSFELNAAALGAQDTATTLIARGAKMPGAEEYLLVFDDVSEMVSAQRAQAWGEVARRLAHEIKNPLTPIQLSAERLEMKLTGKLGEPEQALLTKSVKTIVDQVDAMKRLVNEFRDYARLPAAELKPVNLNALINDVLCLYGSENALVPVFCELDEQAPEVLGDEQQLRQVIHNLLQNAQDAHEGKPDGKVTIKTDFIAATRRVRLSVRDRGTGFPEYILKRAFEPYVTTKVKGTGLGLAVVKKIADEHRARIDISNRVEDGQVRGAQVSLSFAVVV